From one Humulus lupulus chromosome 8, drHumLupu1.1, whole genome shotgun sequence genomic stretch:
- the LOC133796607 gene encoding early nodulin-like protein 18, whose amino-acid sequence MGINTVIARNLILIWVLIVSTAAANTNHTVGGSAGWFFNATTNSSATNYTSWAAKQTFSVGDFLIFQTNSNQTVIETYNKTIYQSCIYKNSTDDVQYGGGEGKLGETLTIEVPLAVKGSIYYFSNTGGKVQCQRGMAFEIQVVNGNGFLPDLNYAPPPPPGNGAFRIGGRGLYALLPLLLINILRSEL is encoded by the exons ATGGGGATCAACACAGTCATCGCCAGGAATCTGATCTTAATTTGGGTCCTTATCGTTTCCACAGCAGCGGCGAACACCAATCACACCGTAGGCGGCAGCGCTGGTTGGTTCTTCAACGCCACCACCAACTCCTCCGCCACTAATTACACCTCTTGGGCTGCCAAACAAACCTTTTCTGTCGGCGACTTTCTCA TTTTCCAGACCAACTCAAACCAGACAGTAATCGAGACCTACAACAAAACAATCTACCAGAGCTGCATTTACAAAAACTCCACCGATGACGTCCAGTACGGTGGCGGAGAAGGAAAATTGGGGGAGACGTTGACTATCGAAGTACCATTGGCCGTCAAGGGTTCAATCTACTACTTCTCCAACACCGGCGGCAAAGTTCAGTGTCAGCGCGGAATGGCCTTTGAGATCCAGGTCGTCAATGGCAACGGCTTTCTACCAGACCTCAACTACGCGCCACCTCCGCCGCCGGGAAATGGTGCCTTCAGGATCGGCGGTAGGGGGCTCTATGCCCTTCTTCCTCTactattaattaatattttgagGTCTGAATTGTAA